The following proteins come from a genomic window of Streptomyces sp. GS7:
- a CDS encoding 2-hydroxyacid dehydrogenase has product MTTTVLAAGNHFIRPSLFSAAVRTAAGDTPLEIREIQFGWPHTPFGPVAEVIEASGTEDEMIEALQGVEICVTEHGPLTERILAHCPDLRLFCTSRGGPVNANLAAATRHGVAVCHAPGRNATATAEHTLTLLLAAARGVGDTHTDLRRGVWRGDYYDYDNCGIEIDGATVGLIGFGAIGSRVARVLHAMGAHVLVHDPYVRPEALAGIAEQVSLDDLLTRSRIVSLHARVTPETTGMIGRDQLAAMPRGAVLVNCARGALLDYDAVCDALESGQLAGAGLDVFPEEPIPAGSRLLTAPRVVLTPHIAGGSRQVAHKAAEIVAGDVGRYLRGEPLRHQANK; this is encoded by the coding sequence ATGACCACCACCGTCCTCGCCGCCGGCAACCACTTCATCCGCCCGAGCCTGTTCAGCGCCGCCGTACGCACGGCGGCCGGGGACACGCCCCTGGAGATACGCGAGATCCAGTTCGGCTGGCCGCACACCCCCTTCGGCCCGGTCGCCGAGGTCATTGAGGCGTCCGGCACCGAGGACGAGATGATCGAGGCCCTCCAGGGCGTCGAGATCTGCGTCACCGAACACGGCCCGCTGACCGAGCGCATCCTCGCCCACTGCCCCGATCTCCGGCTCTTCTGCACCAGCCGCGGCGGCCCGGTCAACGCCAACCTCGCAGCCGCCACCCGGCACGGCGTCGCCGTCTGCCACGCCCCCGGCCGCAACGCCACCGCCACCGCCGAACACACCCTCACCCTGCTGCTGGCCGCCGCCCGCGGCGTCGGCGACACCCACACCGACCTGCGCCGCGGTGTCTGGCGCGGCGACTACTACGACTACGACAACTGCGGCATCGAGATCGACGGCGCCACCGTCGGCCTGATCGGCTTCGGCGCCATCGGCAGCCGCGTCGCCAGGGTCCTGCACGCCATGGGCGCCCACGTCCTCGTCCACGACCCCTACGTGCGCCCCGAAGCGCTGGCCGGCATCGCCGAGCAGGTCTCCCTCGACGACCTGCTCACCCGCTCCCGCATCGTCTCGCTGCACGCCCGGGTCACCCCGGAGACCACCGGCATGATCGGCCGCGACCAACTCGCCGCGATGCCGCGCGGCGCGGTGCTCGTCAACTGCGCCCGGGGCGCGCTGCTGGACTACGACGCGGTCTGCGACGCCCTGGAATCCGGGCAGTTGGCCGGCGCCGGCCTCGACGTCTTCCCCGAGGAGCCGATCCCGGCCGGCTCCCGCCTGCTGACCGCCCCCCGCGTCGTCCTCACCCCGCACATCGCGGGCGGCAGCCGGCAGGTCGCCCACAAGGCCGCGGAGATCGTCGCCGGCGACGTCGGCCGCTACCTGCGCGGCGAACCCCTCCGCCACCAGGCCAACAAGTAA
- a CDS encoding histidine phosphatase family protein, protein MTDFILVRHGETVWHAENRYAGRSDVPLTEHGREQAQALAHWAATAGLTAVWSSPLSRARLTAAPAADACGLTPHIDERLYEVDFGQGEGLTREEMRRRFPQRLAAFLADPVENHLPGGEHPRRAAERAAACLADIAREQPDGRVLLVAHSTLVRVLLCHLLGIPLADYRRVFPQLHNGALTEIRVDHGQTALLRLNAPALAQTPALH, encoded by the coding sequence GTGACCGACTTCATCCTCGTACGCCACGGTGAGACCGTCTGGCACGCGGAGAACCGCTACGCCGGCCGCTCCGACGTCCCGCTCACCGAGCACGGCCGCGAGCAGGCCCAGGCCCTCGCCCACTGGGCCGCCACCGCCGGCCTCACCGCCGTCTGGAGCTCCCCGCTCTCCCGTGCCCGGCTCACCGCCGCCCCCGCCGCCGACGCCTGCGGACTGACCCCGCACATCGACGAACGGCTCTACGAGGTCGACTTCGGCCAGGGCGAGGGCCTGACCCGGGAGGAGATGCGCCGGCGCTTCCCGCAGCGGCTGGCCGCCTTCCTCGCCGACCCGGTCGAGAACCACCTCCCCGGCGGCGAGCACCCGCGCCGGGCCGCCGAACGCGCCGCCGCCTGCCTCGCCGACATCGCCCGCGAACAGCCCGACGGCCGGGTTCTCCTGGTCGCCCACTCCACCCTTGTCCGGGTGCTGCTCTGCCACCTGCTGGGCATCCCGCTCGCCGACTACCGCCGGGTCTTCCCCCAGCTGCACAACGGCGCCCTCACCGAGATCCGGGTGGACCACGGGCAGACCGCGCTGCTGCGCCTCAACGCCCCCGCCCTCGCCCAGACCCCCGCCCTGCACTGA
- a CDS encoding FGGY-family carbohydrate kinase has protein sequence MSDQHPPGTTAPLDGIWLGLDLGTQSARCLAVDGTGQVLAGAARPLTSRRVGKRHEQDAEEWWSALSAACREALEGIDATRVRGLAVDGTSGTVLLADAHGTPLTPGLMYDDGRAVDQAAAVNEAGGAVWRELGYRSMPPSWALPKLRWLLDHEPGLADGTRLLHQVDVITWKLAGRQLPSDASHALKTGYHLVEERWPHEVLDRLGVPETLLPDVVRPGTVLGTVCAEAADATGIPAGTAIVAGMTDGCAAQIGAGALTPGAWNAVLGTTLVLKGSSDHLIRDPAGVVYCHRGPGETWLPGGASSSGAGVISQYFHSENLDVLTEQAAALDPDAVAYPLVSTGGERFPFRAPEAEPFILGDVPTRAAEFHAYLLGVACVERLCFDYLDHLGAPTGGPLTFTGGGARNAYWCRLRAEVLGRPVHVPEHAEGALGMAVLAATASGASLQDAAAAMVRPGTELRPDPARTARYLPVYRRFVDELTRRGWLDPAVAEHARRRAAQ, from the coding sequence GTGTCTGACCAGCACCCTCCCGGAACGACCGCCCCCCTCGACGGCATCTGGCTCGGCCTCGACCTCGGCACCCAGAGCGCCCGCTGCCTCGCCGTCGACGGCACCGGGCAGGTCCTCGCCGGCGCCGCCCGCCCGCTCACCAGCCGGCGGGTGGGCAAACGCCATGAGCAGGACGCCGAGGAGTGGTGGAGCGCGCTGTCCGCGGCCTGCCGGGAGGCGCTGGAGGGCATCGACGCCACCCGGGTCCGCGGGCTGGCCGTCGACGGCACCTCCGGCACCGTCCTGCTCGCCGACGCGCACGGCACCCCGCTCACCCCGGGGCTGATGTACGACGACGGGCGCGCCGTCGACCAGGCCGCGGCGGTCAACGAGGCCGGGGGAGCGGTCTGGCGCGAGCTGGGCTACCGCAGCATGCCGCCCTCCTGGGCGCTGCCCAAGCTCCGCTGGCTGCTGGACCACGAGCCGGGACTCGCCGACGGAACCCGGCTGCTGCACCAAGTCGACGTCATCACCTGGAAGTTGGCAGGGCGTCAGCTCCCGAGCGACGCCAGCCACGCGCTCAAGACCGGCTACCACCTCGTCGAGGAGCGCTGGCCGCACGAGGTGCTGGACCGGCTCGGCGTCCCCGAGACCCTGCTGCCCGACGTCGTACGGCCGGGCACCGTACTCGGCACCGTCTGCGCCGAGGCCGCCGACGCCACCGGCATCCCCGCCGGAACGGCCATCGTCGCCGGCATGACCGACGGCTGCGCCGCGCAGATCGGCGCCGGCGCGCTCACGCCCGGCGCATGGAACGCGGTACTCGGCACCACCCTCGTCCTCAAGGGCAGCAGCGACCACCTGATCCGCGATCCGGCGGGCGTGGTCTACTGCCACCGCGGACCCGGCGAGACCTGGCTGCCCGGCGGCGCCTCCAGCAGCGGCGCGGGCGTCATCTCCCAGTACTTCCACAGCGAGAACCTCGACGTGCTCACCGAGCAGGCCGCCGCCCTGGACCCGGACGCGGTCGCCTACCCGCTGGTCTCCACCGGCGGCGAGCGCTTCCCGTTCCGCGCTCCCGAGGCCGAACCCTTCATCCTCGGCGACGTCCCCACCCGCGCCGCCGAGTTCCACGCCTACCTGCTCGGCGTCGCCTGCGTCGAACGGCTCTGCTTCGACTACCTCGACCACCTCGGCGCGCCCACCGGCGGCCCGCTCACCTTCACCGGCGGCGGCGCCCGCAACGCCTACTGGTGCCGGCTGCGCGCCGAGGTCCTGGGCCGCCCGGTCCACGTCCCCGAACACGCCGAAGGCGCCCTCGGCATGGCCGTCCTCGCCGCCACCGCCTCCGGCGCGAGCCTCCAGGACGCGGCCGCCGCGATGGTCCGCCCCGGCACCGAACTCCGCCCCGACCCCGCCCGCACCGCCCGCTACCTCCCCGTCTACCGCCGCTTCGTCGACGAACTCACCCGCCGCGGCTGGCTCGACCCCGCCGTGGCCGAACACGCCCGCAGGAGGGCCGCGCAGTGA